Genomic window (Akkermansiaceae bacterium):
ACTCCCTGTTGCTGGAGATCTTCACCGACGGCGGCATCGGCACCGAGGTGGTGAGGTAAGGAGGAGAAGTTTTCAGTGTTCAGTTTTCAGGAAAGAGAAGAAAGCTGAACACGAATCCAGCGAGTCCTGAAGATACCCATTTCTTTTCCCCCTTTGCGCCTTGGCGGTGAAATTTTACTTCAGAGCAGGCGCAGGCACGTTGACCAGCACCTGGTCCGCGATACCGCGCAGCACCGCCGCATCCTCCGGTGTCACAACGGGCGGAACGAAGGTGTTGTCCGCCACCTTTCCTCCGAAGAGGAAACCATAGAAAACGGATGCGCCGAGGTAGCGGCCTTCCGCGTTGCAGTGCTTGAAGTCGAGGGATGCCACCAGCTTCTCCACCTTCTTTGGTTCCGCCTTCACGATGGTGGCGCTCTCCGCCGCAGGCTCTGCCGCAGGGGCAGGCTGCCCGGCAGGAGCAGGCTCCGCCACCGGAGCGGGTTCCTCGACCGGCACGAGGGTCTTCTTCACCGTCCAACCGACGTTCAGGCTGCCGGACTGCACGGGCGACGTACCGGGCAGCGGTTCCTTATAGTTGAAGGCGGGGTCGGGATACTTGAAGGTCCAGCGGGGAAGTTTCCGCGCTTCCTGCATGGCGGTGCCGACGGGAATCATGCGCAGGGAATACTTCTCCGCGAGCTGGCCATACGCGGCCATCAGTCCGTCATACATCGCCTGCTGGTCGAAGCCGTCCTTGTAGAGCGGGCAGTCCTCACGATAGGCCCAGGTCTGGTGGATGAGGATCTCCGCGGTGGGCGCATACTTCCGGATGTAGGCGATGATCTCGCCCGCGTATGGCTCGAAAGTCTCGAACTGGAAGCTGGTGTTGCTCACCTGCTGGATGGTCACGTAGTCCCACTTCTCCAGTTCCAAGGCCTGGCGCAGGGAAAAGTTCTTCGGCACTTCCTTGGATTTCGGATCCACCTCGTTGCCGCCGGAAGCGATCTTCGGTGCGGAAACGTCGTCCGCCAGTGAGTGGATGACGCTTCCACGGTAAGGGCTGCCCTGCGGGTCCGCCGGGTTCAGCTCGAAGGCCTTCATGTGGCGGGCGTGGCGCTCGAAGGTGCAGCCGCCGAGGTTGGCGCGGAAAAGCAGGAGGTCCTTGTTCGCGGCCTTCGCCATCGCAGGCAGGTAGGCGGTCGCGTCATTGGCGAAGCTGTTGCCGATGGTCAGCAGCTTGACCTGGCCCTTCGGTTCCTCCTTCGCCATCAGATGGCCGGTGAGGACGAGCAGGAGGCAGGCGAGGGTTTTCGTCAGGCGTCTCATGGGTGGTGGAAGCTACCCTACGTGGAAGGACCGCCAAGAAATTTCACCGGCCCACCGGTTCGATGTCTTTCCGGTTGGCGGCGGACTGGAGCACGGCCGACAGGTGGCTTTGTGAAAAATACGTGAAGCGCCGGAAATCAGCGGCGGAACGGCCCGACCGCTGGTTATCATGCGCGGATGTTTCCCTTTGGCCCCATTCTTTTCAGCCGGAAGTTCCTGATCCCATCCGGGCTGCTGGTGCTGGCGGGGGCGGGCCTCACGCTGTGGGCCGGGGACCAGCTCGCCTGTCCCCCGAGGAAGGCGCTGGAGGATCATCATCGGGAGTTTCTGGCGGATCCCGCCGCGCATGGCGTGAGGATCGACCGGTTCAGTGCGGGTGACGGGACGCCGTGCCTCGTCTGCACCCCCGACGGCTCTCCGGGAAAGCGGGGCGCGATCATTCGCGACCAACTGGCGGCGAGGGGCCTGCCGCTGCCATCCTACGGCATCGTGAAAGGTACGCTCGTCCTGCTCCATGGCCGCAAGGGCCGGAAGGAAGATTTCCTGCCCGTGGCGGAGAGGCTCTGCGCGGCGGGCTTCCGCTGCATCATCCCGGACCTGCCCGGGCATGGGGAGCATCCGGGGGAAACCATCACCTACGGTATCCGCGAGGCGGCTCTTCCGGAACGCGTGCTCGACGAAGCGGCGCGGCGGTTCGATTTCAACAAGCAGCCATGCGGTCTGGTGGGCATGTCGATGGGAGGATCCGTGGCGGTCCATGCCGCCGGAAAGGGCGACATCCCGTGGAAGGCGCTGGTGGTGATCGCCAGCTTCGACGCGCTGGAACCGGCGGTCCGTGGACAGGCATCCATGCGGATCGGGGAAACATTGGCCGGCTGGTGGATGAAGGGCGTGACGAAGGTCTATGAATCGAAGACGGGGATTCCGCTCGCCTCGATCCGGCCTTGTGATTCGGCGGAATACGTTCCCATCCCGACGCTGGTCGCGCATGGATCGAGGGACACGATCACGCCAATGTCCTCCGGGCGAAAATTGTATGAGTGCCTGCCCGCGTCCATCGAAGCACGGTGGATCGAGATCCCGGGTGCGGGGCATGACAACGTGCTCATCACGGATTTCCCGATCTACGCGACCATCGCGGAATGGATGATGGAGCGGCTGTAAGAGAGGCAGCAACTGAGTTGCGGCTTCGCCGCTATGTCCGCTACGCTCCCATTCCGGGCAGTCCGGCTGGGGCAATGTTTGCGATGGGGAGATGCCATACCGGAAATGGCGTCCCCGATGGAAATGATTGGGGAACGTCGATTCGGTATGGAGTCGCAGGATAGGAGAGGCTCTCCCCCGCCGGACCGCACGGAGTGCGATCCCTGCCGCAACCCCTTGCAAGGATCCCGGGATGCGCTAATGTTCGATGAAATTCGAACACATTATGGACCTCCAACTCGCTGGAAAAATCGCGCTCGTAACCGCCTCTTCCGGCGGCATTGGTTTGGAAATCGCCCGCTCGCTGGCCCGTGAGGGGGCGACGGTCATCATCAACGGCCGCTCCGCGTCTTCGGTGGAGCAGGCGATCGCGAAGCTGCGCGAGGAACTGCCGGACGCGAATCTGGAAGCACTGGCCTCGGACAACGGCACGGCAGAGGGCACGGAGGCGACCATCGCCGCGTTTCCGGACGTGGATATCCTCGTGAACAACCTCGGCATCTATGAGCCGGTCGGATTCTTCGAGGAAACCGACGAATCTTGGCAGCGCCTTTTCGAAGTGAACATCATGAGCGGGGTGCGCCTGGCCCGCCACTACCTGGCGAAGATGCTGGCGAAGAACGACGGCCGGATCATTTTCATCTCCAGCGAATCCGGCGTGAACCCCGCGCCGGAGATGGCGCACTACAGCGCCACCAAGACGATGCAGCTATCCATTTCCCGCAGCCTCGCGGAACTGACGAAGGGCACCAGGGTGACGGTGAACGTGGTGCTGCCCGGCTCCACCAAGACGGAAGGCGTGACGAAGTTCATCGGCGATATTTTCCCCGACTTGCCCAAAGAGGAAGCGGAGCGGAAGTTCATGCAGGAAAACCGCCCGACCTCGCTCATCGAGCGGTTGATCAACCCGGCGGAAATCGCCGATGCCGTGGCATTTGTTTCCAGCCCGCGTGCCTCCGCGATCAATGGCGCCGCGCTGCGGGTGGACGGTGGATTGGTCCGGAACATTTTCTGAATTCCGCGCGGAAAAGGAAAGCGGCGGTGGTCATCCCACCGCCGCCTTTTCTTTGCGTTGATCAATACCCGCCCGCCACCTGGAGCACCTGGCCGGTCACCCAGCCGGAATCCTCCGAAGCGAGGAACACAGCCACCGGGCCGATGTCATCCGGTTGGCCGATCCGGCCGAGCGGGGTCTGCGCGATGATCGCCTTCGGGACCTCCGTCTCCAGGAAGCCGGCGGAGTGCACGCCTTCCGTCTCGACCATTCCGGGGTTCAGCGAATTCACGCGGATCCTCCTGGCGCCGAGTTCGCGGGCCAATGCCTTGGTGACGGCATCCACCGCACCCTTGGTCGCGCTATAAACCGAGGCACCGGGCATCGGGGCGACGGCGACCATCGAGCTGATGTTGATGACGCTGCCGCCTTCCTCGCCGAAGAGCGTCGCCGCCTTCTGCGTGGTGAGGATCAGGCCGAGGACGTTCAGGTTGAACTGGCGGTGGAAATGCTCCTCTGTGATGGCCTCCAGCGGGCCGAACTCATAGACGCCCGCGTTGTTGACGAGGATGTCCAGCCTGCCGAAAGCGGACTGCGTTTCCGCGAACAGGCGGTCGATGTCCGCCTGCTTCGAGACATCCCCCTGCACGGCGATGGCCTTGCCCCCGGCTGCTTCGATTTCACCCACCACCTTGTCCGCGCCGGACTTGCTGGAGGCATAGTTGATCACGACCGAGGCACCCGCCGCGGCCAGATGTTTGGCGATGGCCGCTCCGATGCCCTTGGACGCTCCGGTGATGACGGCGACTTTTCCTGCTAGTTTGCTCATGGTTCGATTTCCTTTGGTTGCTTTGGTTTCTTCACGCCGATCCTTTCGAGGACCGTGTAGAAAATGGGGGTGAGGAAAAGACCGAAGATGGTCACTCCGATCATGCCCGAAAAAACGGCGACACCCATCGCGCGGCGCATCTCCGCTCCGGCACCGGTCGAGATCACCAGCGGGAACACACCCGCGATGAAGGCGATGGAGGTCATGAGGATGGGGCGGAGGCGCAGCCGGGATGCTTCGATCGCCGCCTCCACCACGCCCTTGCCTTCCTCACGCAGCTTCACGGCGAACTCGACGATCAGGATCGCGTTCTTCGCCGCCAGGCCGATGAGGACGATGAGGCCGATCTGGGTGAAAACATTGTTGTCGCCCTTTGTCAGCCAGACGCCCGCCATCGCGGACAGCAGCGCCATCGGCACGATCAGCAACACGGCGAAGGGCAGGCGGAAGCTTTCATACTGGGCGGCCAGCACCAGGAACACCAGCAGCAGGCTCAGCGGGAAGATATACATCCCCGTGTTGCCCGCGATGATGCGCTGGTAAGTCAGTTCCGTCCAGTCGAGCACGATCCCTTTCGGCAAGGTCTCTGCGGCGAGCTTCTCGATGATGGCTTCCGCCTCCACGGAAGTGGTGCCGGGTGCGGGGCCGCCGCTGACATCCGCCGCGGCGTAGCCGTTGTAGCGCATGGTACGGTCCGGTCCGTAGGTCTCCTTCACCTTGGCGAGCGAGCCGAGCGGCACCATCTGTCCGGCGGAGTTGCGGACCTTCAGGCGGGAGATGTCCTCCGCCACCGTGCGGAATTCCGAATCCGCCTGCGCCACGACCTGGTAGGTGCGGCCGAAGCGGTTGAAATCGTTCACATAAAGCGATCCCAGGTTCACCTGCAGCGTCTCGAAGATGTTCGCAAGCGGCACGCCCTGCTGCTTGGCCTTCGGCCGGTCCACCTCCACTTCGAGCTGCGGGGTGTTGGTGGTGAAGCTGGAGAACAGCCCCGCGAGGCCCGGCGTGGCATTCGCTTTCTTCAGGAACTCCTGCGTGGAGCGGTAAAGTTCATCGTATCCCAGGCCCGCACGATCCTCGATGTAGAACTTGAACCCGCCGGTGCTGCCCAGGCCGTTGACCGGAGGCGGAGGGAACACCGCGACGAACGCTTCCTGGATTTCCCCGAACTCTTTCTGCAGGTCCTCCGCGATCTCCGGGCCGCTCATGCGCGGCTTGCCCTTGCGCTTCGAGAAGTCCTTGAGCATCGGGAAAAGGATCCCGCTGTTCGCGCTGTTGGTGAAGCCGTTGATCGAGAGTCCGGGGAAGGCGAGGGAGGTTTCGACGCCGGGATGCTTCGCCACGATGTCGCCCATTTTCCTCACCACCTCATCCGTGCGCTCCAGCGAGGCACCATCGGGAAGCTGCGCGAAGGCCACTAGGTATTGCTTGTCCTGCGAGGGGACGAATCCACCGGGCACCTTCCTGAACGAGTAGCCGGTCAGCACCAGCAGGCCGACGTAGAGAATCAGACCCGCGACGCTCATGCGGATGGCCTTCGCCACGCCATTGGAGTATTTGTTGGATGCCCACTCGAAGAACCGGTTGAACGGCCGGAAGAACCAGCCGAACAGCTTGTCCATCACCTTCGAAAGAGGGTCCTTCGGCGCGTGGTGGTCCCGCAGCAGCAGGGCCGCCAGCGCGGGCGAGAGCGTGAGCGAATTGAACGCGGAGATGATGGTGGAGATCGCGATGGTGAGGGCGAACTGTTTGTAGAACTGCCCGGTGAGGCCGCTGATGAACGCCGTGGGAATGAACACCGCGGCCAGCACCAGGGCGGTCGCCACGATGGGTCCGGTCACCTCCCGCATCGCCGTCCGCGTCGCCTCGAACGGGGATTTGCCGAGGGCGATGTTCCGCTCGACGTTCTCCACCACAACGATCGCGTCATCCACCACGATGCCGATGGCCAGCACCAGGCCGAATAGGGAGAGCGCGTTGATCGAGAAGCCCAGCCCGTGCATCACCGCGAACGTGCCGACCAGCGACACCGGCACCGCCGCCAGCGGGATGATGGAGGCCCGCCATGTCTGGAGGAAAAGGATGACCACCAGCACGACCAGCAGGACGGCCTCCAACAGGGTGTGGACGACCGCCTCGATGGAGCTGCGGACGAAGACCGTCGGATCATAGGCGATGGCATAGTCCAGACCCTCCGGGAAATCCGCCTTCAACCGTTCCATCGTCGCCCGCACGTTGTTGGAAAGCTCGATGGCATTCGACCCCGGGAGCTGGAAGACGCCGATGCCGACCGCCGTCTTGTTCGCGAGCAGGGAGCGCAGCGAATACTCCGCCGCACCGAGCTGGATGCGGGCC
Coding sequences:
- a CDS encoding DUF4886 domain-containing protein, whose translation is MRRLTKTLACLLLVLTGHLMAKEEPKGQVKLLTIGNSFANDATAYLPAMAKAANKDLLLFRANLGGCTFERHARHMKAFELNPADPQGSPYRGSVIHSLADDVSAPKIASGGNEVDPKSKEVPKNFSLRQALELEKWDYVTIQQVSNTSFQFETFEPYAGEIIAYIRKYAPTAEILIHQTWAYREDCPLYKDGFDQQAMYDGLMAAYGQLAEKYSLRMIPVGTAMQEARKLPRWTFKYPDPAFNYKEPLPGTSPVQSGSLNVGWTVKKTLVPVEEPAPVAEPAPAGQPAPAAEPAAESATIVKAEPKKVEKLVASLDFKHCNAEGRYLGASVFYGFLFGGKVADNTFVPPVVTPEDAAVLRGIADQVLVNVPAPALK
- a CDS encoding alpha/beta fold hydrolase — encoded protein: MFPFGPILFSRKFLIPSGLLVLAGAGLTLWAGDQLACPPRKALEDHHREFLADPAAHGVRIDRFSAGDGTPCLVCTPDGSPGKRGAIIRDQLAARGLPLPSYGIVKGTLVLLHGRKGRKEDFLPVAERLCAAGFRCIIPDLPGHGEHPGETITYGIREAALPERVLDEAARRFDFNKQPCGLVGMSMGGSVAVHAAGKGDIPWKALVVIASFDALEPAVRGQASMRIGETLAGWWMKGVTKVYESKTGIPLASIRPCDSAEYVPIPTLVAHGSRDTITPMSSGRKLYECLPASIEARWIEIPGAGHDNVLITDFPIYATIAEWMMERL
- a CDS encoding SDR family oxidoreductase — encoded protein: MDLQLAGKIALVTASSGGIGLEIARSLAREGATVIINGRSASSVEQAIAKLREELPDANLEALASDNGTAEGTEATIAAFPDVDILVNNLGIYEPVGFFEETDESWQRLFEVNIMSGVRLARHYLAKMLAKNDGRIIFISSESGVNPAPEMAHYSATKTMQLSISRSLAELTKGTRVTVNVVLPGSTKTEGVTKFIGDIFPDLPKEEAERKFMQENRPTSLIERLINPAEIADAVAFVSSPRASAINGAALRVDGGLVRNIF
- a CDS encoding glucose 1-dehydrogenase, giving the protein MSKLAGKVAVITGASKGIGAAIAKHLAAAGASVVINYASSKSGADKVVGEIEAAGGKAIAVQGDVSKQADIDRLFAETQSAFGRLDILVNNAGVYEFGPLEAITEEHFHRQFNLNVLGLILTTQKAATLFGEEGGSVINISSMVAVAPMPGASVYSATKGAVDAVTKALARELGARRIRVNSLNPGMVETEGVHSAGFLETEVPKAIIAQTPLGRIGQPDDIGPVAVFLASEDSGWVTGQVLQVAGGY
- a CDS encoding efflux RND transporter permease subunit, which encodes MNFSDFFIKRPIFAGVLSIVIFLVGAISLTRLPVSEYPEVIPPTVVVTARYPGANPKTIAETVSTPLEQSINGVENSLYMFSQATSDGVMTLTVTFALGTDVDKAQVQVQNRVSQALPKLPEEVTRNGVITAKSSPDLTMVVHLFSPDNRYDEVYVRNYATLQVKDVMTRLPGVGLVNTWGSGDYAMRVWVDPRKMASRGITAGDVVAAIREQNVQVAAGAVGQQPNPNGAETELIINTKGRLVTEEEFGSVVVKIGGRGERTLLRDVARIQLGAAEYSLRSLLANKTAVGIGVFQLPGSNAIELSNNVRATMERLKADFPEGLDYAIAYDPTVFVRSSIEAVVHTLLEAVLLVVLVVILFLQTWRASIIPLAAVPVSLVGTFAVMHGLGFSINALSLFGLVLAIGIVVDDAIVVVENVERNIALGKSPFEATRTAMREVTGPIVATALVLAAVFIPTAFISGLTGQFYKQFALTIAISTIISAFNSLTLSPALAALLLRDHHAPKDPLSKVMDKLFGWFFRPFNRFFEWASNKYSNGVAKAIRMSVAGLILYVGLLVLTGYSFRKVPGGFVPSQDKQYLVAFAQLPDGASLERTDEVVRKMGDIVAKHPGVETSLAFPGLSINGFTNSANSGILFPMLKDFSKRKGKPRMSGPEIAEDLQKEFGEIQEAFVAVFPPPPVNGLGSTGGFKFYIEDRAGLGYDELYRSTQEFLKKANATPGLAGLFSSFTTNTPQLEVEVDRPKAKQQGVPLANIFETLQVNLGSLYVNDFNRFGRTYQVVAQADSEFRTVAEDISRLKVRNSAGQMVPLGSLAKVKETYGPDRTMRYNGYAAADVSGGPAPGTTSVEAEAIIEKLAAETLPKGIVLDWTELTYQRIIAGNTGMYIFPLSLLLVFLVLAAQYESFRLPFAVLLIVPMALLSAMAGVWLTKGDNNVFTQIGLIVLIGLAAKNAILIVEFAVKLREEGKGVVEAAIEASRLRLRPILMTSIAFIAGVFPLVISTGAGAEMRRAMGVAVFSGMIGVTIFGLFLTPIFYTVLERIGVKKPKQPKEIEP